One region of Epilithonimonas zeae genomic DNA includes:
- the rhaT gene encoding L-rhamnose/proton symporter RhaT, protein MNALLGVIFHFLGGFSSGSFYLPYKKVKGWQWETFWLIGGVFSWIIVPPLAAFLTIPDFWEIIQNESSSILGLTFLFGALWGIGGFMYGLGVRYLGVALGSSIMLGLTMVIGSLLPSIFYEFYPQAGKDNIGLMLSSDWGKMVLLGLLICVVGIIISGKAGVMKDNELQTNFIDPHGAEVKTEYKFGLGLIVAIISGVLSACFNFGLEAGKPMAHVANEAWKLANPNQGEFLFQNNVTYVVVLWGGMASNLIGCLYLSFKNKSYTDYTKKNVPFLKNIIFCALAGTMWFLQFFFYGMGESKMGNGPSSWILHMAFIILIANLWGVIIKEWKGVSRKTISTIVLGMLVMFISILIVGYGNSLR, encoded by the coding sequence ATGAATGCATTACTAGGAGTTATTTTTCATTTTTTAGGAGGTTTTTCATCTGGCAGTTTTTATTTGCCTTACAAAAAAGTTAAAGGCTGGCAATGGGAAACTTTTTGGTTGATTGGTGGTGTGTTTTCCTGGATTATTGTTCCGCCGCTGGCTGCATTTCTTACTATTCCTGATTTTTGGGAAATTATTCAAAATGAGAGTTCATCGATTTTAGGATTGACATTTTTGTTCGGTGCGCTTTGGGGAATTGGTGGTTTTATGTATGGATTAGGCGTTCGTTATTTGGGCGTTGCTTTGGGAAGCAGTATTATGTTAGGATTGACGATGGTAATTGGTTCGCTTCTTCCTTCCATTTTTTATGAATTCTATCCACAAGCAGGAAAAGACAACATCGGTTTGATGCTTTCCAGCGATTGGGGGAAAATGGTTCTTTTAGGATTGTTGATTTGTGTTGTCGGAATTATAATCAGCGGTAAAGCTGGTGTAATGAAGGACAACGAACTTCAAACTAATTTTATTGATCCGCACGGAGCGGAAGTGAAAACAGAATATAAATTTGGTTTGGGGTTAATCGTAGCCATTATTTCAGGAGTTCTGAGTGCTTGTTTTAATTTTGGATTGGAAGCAGGAAAACCAATGGCACACGTAGCCAACGAAGCTTGGAAATTAGCCAATCCAAATCAAGGAGAATTTCTTTTTCAGAATAATGTAACTTATGTGGTTGTGCTTTGGGGCGGAATGGCTTCTAATCTTATTGGATGTCTTTATCTTTCATTTAAAAATAAATCTTACACGGACTATACCAAGAAAAATGTCCCATTTTTAAAGAATATTATTTTCTGTGCATTAGCCGGAACTATGTGGTTTTTGCAATTTTTCTTCTACGGTATGGGCGAAAGTAAGATGGGAAATGGACCTAGTTCGTGGATTTTACATATGGCGTTCATCATTTTGATTGCCAATCTTTGGGGCGTTATCATTAAAGAATGGAAAGGTGTTTCCAGAAAAACTATCTCAACTATTGTATTGGGAATGTTGGTAATGTTTATTTCTATACTCATCGTAGGATATGGTAATTCTTTACGATAA
- a CDS encoding glycoside hydrolase family 88 protein — MKKLLTASLFAALFFGGISSCTAQKQATVKKKSELPDKKEVLEVAQRANQYFMNKWPDAGKEVVGKKVWPSNLWTRAVYYEGLMALYKIDPKKEYYDYALDWSQKHNWDMMRGTYTRNADNQACGQTYLDLYEIDGRKHPERIKFVKLSMDSMIASGRSDDWWWIDALQMGMPIFTKLGRITGEKKYFDKNYEMYAFTKYKHGGNGLYNAKDKLWWRDKSFVPPYAEPNGEDCYWSRGNGWVVAALARTLEDTPKSDPHYKEYLQDYKDLLSALLPIQREDGFWNVSLHDPTNFGGKEMTGTALFVYGMAYGINKGLIDKKTYLPVLTKAWNAIVKDSVQPNGFLGWVQGTGKEPKDGQPLAIDKVPDFEDYGLGCLLLAASEVYQLK, encoded by the coding sequence ATGAAAAAGTTACTAACCGCCAGTCTCTTTGCCGCATTGTTCTTTGGAGGGATTTCTTCGTGTACAGCGCAAAAGCAAGCTACAGTAAAGAAAAAATCTGAACTTCCAGATAAGAAGGAAGTTCTGGAAGTCGCCCAACGTGCCAATCAATATTTTATGAATAAATGGCCTGATGCTGGAAAGGAAGTTGTAGGTAAAAAAGTGTGGCCGAGCAATCTATGGACGAGAGCGGTTTATTATGAAGGTCTGATGGCGCTTTATAAAATTGATCCTAAAAAAGAATATTATGATTATGCACTAGATTGGTCGCAAAAACACAACTGGGATATGATGCGCGGAACTTACACCCGAAATGCGGACAACCAAGCTTGTGGACAAACTTATCTTGACCTTTATGAAATCGATGGAAGAAAACATCCTGAAAGAATCAAATTTGTGAAACTTTCTATGGATAGCATGATTGCTTCCGGAAGATCTGATGACTGGTGGTGGATTGATGCTCTTCAAATGGGAATGCCCATTTTTACAAAATTGGGTAGAATCACCGGTGAGAAAAAATATTTTGACAAAAATTACGAAATGTATGCTTTCACAAAATACAAACACGGCGGAAATGGTTTGTACAATGCGAAAGATAAACTGTGGTGGCGAGATAAAAGTTTTGTGCCACCTTATGCAGAACCGAATGGAGAAGATTGTTATTGGAGCCGCGGAAACGGTTGGGTAGTGGCTGCTTTGGCTCGTACTTTAGAAGATACGCCCAAGTCTGATCCTCATTACAAAGAATATTTGCAGGATTATAAAGATTTGTTATCAGCTTTGCTTCCGATTCAGAGAGAGGATGGTTTTTGGAATGTAAGTCTTCATGACCCAACCAATTTTGGAGGAAAAGAGATGACAGGAACTGCACTTTTTGTTTACGGAATGGCTTATGGAATCAATAAAGGTCTGATAGATAAAAAAACTTATTTACCTGTTTTGACCAAAGCTTGGAATGCGATAGTCAAAGATTCTGTTCAGCCGAACGGATTTTTAGGCTGGGTTCAGGGAACCGGAAAGGAACCGAAAGATGGACAGCCTTTAGCTATTGACAAAGTTCCTGATTTTGAAGATTACGGATTAGGATGTTTGCTGTTAGCTGCCAGTGAAGTTTATCAATTAAAATAG